The genomic interval TCGCTTTCGTGAATCATTCTGTATTCGACACCATCAAGTATATTCCTCGTAGCTCGATTTTTCGAATGTAGGTACTTCGCCTTCAACGCTTTGACAAGTAGGTCTGCCCTCGCTAATGATTCCAGTTCTCGCTCAATCTGCTCGGCCTTGTTTTTCCGTTCAAACAGCTCAATATTACGTTCGTATTCCCGCTCAAACAGTTCTTTGTCACGCTCGTACTGTTCATCGAACTTCTCTTTGTCACGCTGATACTCTTCGTCAAACATTTTTCGTGTCCTGTAGGCCTGCCAAATCGTGAGCAACACCAGAAACACCGTCGCAACGCTGGAGGAAATCGAAACAATGTCTCGCGTCCCCGCGGTCTCACCTTGCAAAAATAGCTGGTAGCCGGTCCAGCCCAATATCAGAATCACGATCGTGAACGTGACAATCGGAATCCAGAAAATCAGATCTTTAGCCTTCATCATGCAATCCTCAGACTACTCTGGTCATGTCAACGATTAAATGCACTGTTGGTTCAGGTTCTCAATCAATCGATTCTATCTTCATCATTGACCGAGGCCATCTTCGATATCTTCGGGGCGTTGGCGAACGTACGCCGGTTGTCGGGTGGAGTCCCCACTGAAGTAACCCTCGCTCTAGAACTTCCAAAGGTCCGATTGGAGGAACTGCTCATTACGTCGTCGCCCCTCAGTGACGATGTAAATCATCGTCTAGACACAGAGATACTGCGAATCGCGGAAGATACTTGCCCGCCCACACCTGCGTTCTCAACATCTCCGATATAATCGGAAACAATAATGAATCTCGAAGCCCGCCTTGCTGCGATTGGTCCCGCATTTCAGGTGACATGGAAGAGTACCGAGGTGCGAACGGTGACGATGGCCGTCGTCCTCGGTGAGTTATTGGTCCGCTGGGTGCTCATCTGGCAGACCACCCCCGTGGTCGCCGTCCTGTGCCCGCCCGTGTTCGCCGTCCTCGGGGCAGCGGCGGCCGTCTCGCCTGCTCGTGAGGCGCTCGGTGACGCTGCTTTCTCGCAACTCCCGCCCTATCGGGGTCGACTCCCTTCGTTGATTGCGCTCTCGGTCATTGGGCACGTTCTCGCGCTGCTGGGTGGGCTTGTGCTGTTCTTCCTCGTCGATACGCCTGTTCGGTTCATGTTGTACGCACTGGCCCGGGGTGACCTCATTTCGGCGGGGGTGGTGGCGGTTGGCCCGCTCATCGAGATTGCGATTGGGACACTTCTGGTGTGGGTCATCCCCGGTATCGCGGTGATTCGGTGCGTAGAGGGTGAGTCACTCACTGTAGCGCTTCGGAACGCACTTGCGGTACTGTTCGACACCCCACGAACCGTGGTCGTCGGGATGGGATTCAACGGCTATCTAGCGCTGGTTGGTGGGTTGTTGCTCGTCGTGTTCTTCCAGACGAACTCGAATCCCGTGTTTGGCAACCTGCGCTATCATTACCGGATTCAGTCGCTGTTTCTCACGGTGCTCCTCGGTGGGGTTGCCGTGGTCGTGCTTGGGTTGGGGCTCGCCGTCTCGGTGTCGTATTTCGTGAGCCAAGTTCCACCGCGACCGTCGCCCACACCGCTCCCATCGACGGGTCGGCTCCTGATCGCTGGAGTCGTCGTACTGTCGCTCGCCGCTGGGGCAGGCGCGATACGAGCAAGCGAGACGCGGCCACTGGGAACGGGAACGACGCCGTTGCCTGATGATGCAGACCGGATGTACGCGGCAGCGGTGTCGAACACGTTTGCTGGGGGTTACGAACACCGTGCGGTCACAATCGAGGACGGGGCCGGATCGAATAGGTTGTGGCAGGTAGATCGCCGTAACCGGCAGGTCCGCTACACGTGGTGGGAAGAAGGTGAGTCAAGACCGACCGGAGTGACCGATGGCTCTGTCTCCTACGCGACGATGGGGTTGTACGCACCGGGGTCTGAGTCACCCTTCAGGTTGGGGTCGTGGACGGTGATGGAGGTTCGAGAGGCAGACATCGCGCCTGGATACGCTGCTGTTGACGACGAGCGCCTGTCACTCGCGAACCGTCGGTTAGCGCCGATTGACGCCGAGGGGTGGACTGTCATCGACCGGTCTGCAGAGACGGTGATGCTCGAAATCGACCTGCAGCGCCACCTGCTTCGGGAGACGTACGGCTACACAGATCACGACCTCCAACCGGTCGAGACGGGTGACGGTCGAACGTTCGTTATCGTCGGGTCTGAGACCGGGGCGACGGTTCACGTACAGGAGACGACCGTCCGAGTGGTCGTCGACCGCGAGACGGGTGAACTCCGCTCTGGCACACAGACTGTTGACGTTCGTATCGAACACGACGCTGGGGAGACGTCGACGGCTCGTACAGAACGGCATCGACGGGTTGTCTCACACTCCTTCCAGACCGAGACTGACGTCACACGTCCGGCCGACCTCGGACCCGTCCGCCCAGGAGAGTGGGTGTGGAGACTCCTCGCGTACTGATTCAGTGTGTCCTGTGCAGTCGAACGACGGACGACATCACTGTTCGCCCTTGTCTCCTGTCCGAGGATGGCTCCGATGTGCCGAGTCCCGAGCAGTGGTAGCTGTGGGCGGACGCTCTCTGCAAAGCTGTTGTCCGATGGGTGAGGGTTAGGACCTGTCGTGCCCGACGATAAAATCAGGGAGCGAGAAGCGTGCCCGCCATCAACTCGTTGCAGGAAGTCGTTGTAGTCAACTGCCGTAGCTATGAGCCTCTCCCGTCCGATAGCACGTCGCGTGGGAATACCGAAGTCCATGAAAGCACTCAGATCAGTGGTTCCAACAGTCTCACCACAAAGAATATGCTACGGACTACTTGAATTGTCAGTATGAGAACCAGACGGTCCCTGCTCACTGTTGCGATTCCCCTCCTTGTCGGTGGTTGTCTCACCGACATGCCCGCGACTGACTCCTCAGAAACGTCCTCAACTCCCGAGTCGACCGGGGATGCCCCCTCCACGAGTGATCAACCGACGAGTAATCAACCAACTGACGGTCTGTCTACGCCGGAGTGCGTGCAAGGGTACACGGTCTCGCTATCTGCGTTCGCTCCCACCAGGCAGTTTCCCACGACGTTCCGCCCGTCTCAACAACGGCTTCTCGAGCGAATCATCGCTGAAGACGGCGTTGCGTTGCAGACGTACGGTCGGCCGCCACTCCGGGATGGACAGTACGCCGAGCACGAAGCAGCCTATTATCACGTTGAGGTCGATCGATTGGGGACTGAAGAAGTGCCCGGCCGTCTCGCCGCCCTCTCGTGGGAGAACGGGCAGACTGCACCTGCAGGCGAGACCGCCATCGCCTATTCGAATCTTCCTGCAGTCGACCAGCGTGCCCTCGACCTGTTGATACACGGCCCGGAGTATTCGCCGAAAGGGCTTCCCACACAGCGTCTGTCCGTTTCGGATGCTCCGGCACCTTATCCAGACGGCATTGATGACTCGACACTCGTCGGCGCAGGGACGACGTGGGTGGAGTGGGATGACCGGGTGTATGATATCACCATCTCTGACGAAGCGGAGTCACTCACTCGCCGAGGATACGACTACAGCGTAACGCAGGTTGCCACATCCGAAGCGGAGTTCCAGGAGTTCGTTGCCGACAGGTACCTGATAGCGCTCGATGACCTCTCGAGCGAAGAGCGGTCTGTCCTCGACAGAGCAGTGGACGCTGGCGAGGACGATCACTACGAAGACTGCAACGAGCCCTCACCTGGGTACACACAGTTGCGGCAGCGAATGAAGAACGAACGTGGGCTCCCGAATCCACAGAGTGGCTGGTACGTTACCTACGAGGGTGAGCGGTATCTACTCGACATTGGTGAATGGGTCGTCTGAGTCGTTGGTTAGGGCAGATCCTTGGGCGCTCTGAAGGATGCACCCTCGAGGGATGCTGCGGTAATCGATAACGAATGAAATCGTGTCACTATTGATGTGGTCAGTTGCTCGTGAGAGGTCGCCCTATGGTGCCTGATGATAATGCGGGTCGTGATTGCGATACCAAAGAGCGTGATGTCACTTTTCGTACGTTACGAGTTCGACATCCGAGGAGGATTCGAGGGCGGAGAGGACGCGACTGAAATCTTTCTCGTTGGCAGAAAGCACTGACTCGCTATGGACGAGGTCTGTTGCGGCGATGATGACATCAAGTGGCCCGACTTCGTTCCCTTCTGCGACGAGGCGGCCGTGTGTCTGGCCTGCGGTCTTCATCACTTGGGTGTCGGCATCGAGAACAGGCCGGTCGTCAAGTACGGCCTCGATTTTCTCGCGCCGCTCATCGGGTTGGTCAACACGAGCGATGCTGTGGTGCAGTTCGAAGAGCGTCACACTCGAAATGAACTGCGGTTCAGCGGTGGCTTCGAGGTCATCGAGCGCTGCCACGGCCCCCTCTTGACCGGCCATCACGTCGATGATGAAGTCAGTGTCGAGTAACACGACTCAATTCGATGTGAACCGGGCAGCGGTCTCATCGAGATCATCCTGGGTTTGCTTATCGAGGTCCTCGAGATATCCCCGCATCTCCTCGGCCTCATCATCGGAGAGGATACCAACGAGTTCTCGTAGTGACCGTCCGCCCGCGAGGCGGTCGATCGTCTCAA from Halomarina salina carries:
- a CDS encoding PIN domain-containing protein, whose product is MLLDTDFIIDVMAGQEGAVAALDDLEATAEPQFISSVTLFELHHSIARVDQPDERREKIEAVLDDRPVLDADTQVMKTAGQTHGRLVAEGNEVGPLDVIIAATDLVHSESVLSANEKDFSRVLSALESSSDVELVTYEK
- a CDS encoding antitoxin VapB family protein encodes the protein MSKTVRLPDDVYERVEAHQREGESLVETIDRLAGGRSLRELVGILSDDEAEEMRGYLEDLDKQTQDDLDETAARFTSN